The Candida albicans SC5314 chromosome 5, complete sequence genome includes a region encoding these proteins:
- the FCR3 gene encoding Fcr3p (bZIP transcription factor; ortholog of S. cerevisiae Yap3; partially complements fluconazole sensitivity of S. cerevisiae pdr1 pdr3; Hap43-induced; required for yeast cell adherence to silicone substrate; flow model biofilm repressed), translating into MNFKTENSTTPNGDWSQSKAFTNSGSSFPVLNGTCELDQENLALSNSGQPESIFTQDSGLHGIDVAAPSDITDLNNQSGYQYNNNLAHDLYFTGSMEMPTTQHPYITNTNNHLSYSNSSEEFSPIGNNMSPDSTGGANSNNFTSGNKRKASNESFSPLSGHHYGTESGNNNNNNGTSRSSQYSSHKSRKKLLDEKDAALIARDDSELTEEELQMKRKAQNRAAQRAFRERKESKLKELEAKLLASEEERQKLLDELEQIKKQNISIATENEILKHNGMGNINNDVQIGNLSSYGRLQVDKFNFPKTQKDFIEHVLQGTNHQLKDENKDKVYNDNQGHKLLALGAVWDYLQIKAEEADLDFNSIDFNDVMEKLKGNEKCHGYGPAYPLELVNEAIESSLN; encoded by the coding sequence atgaattttaAGACagaaaattcaacaacaccaaatgGTGATTGGTCTCAAAGTAAAGCATTTACCAACTCAGGCTCATCATTCCCTGTTTTAAACGGTACTTGTGAATTAGATCAAGAAAACCTTGCTTTGTCGAATAGTGGTCAACCTGAAAGTATATTTACTCAAGATTCAGGATTACATGGTATTGACGTTGCCGCTCCACTGGATATAActgatttgaataatcaATCTGGTTACCAAtacaataataatcttgctcatgatttatattttactGGATCAATGGAAATGCCTACAACACAACATCCTTACATTACAAATACTAATAATCATTTATcatattcaaattcttcGGAGGAGTTTTCTCCTATCGGCAACAACATGTCTCCTGACTCTACAGGAGGagcaaattcaaataattttacTAGTGGCAATAAGAGAAAAGCCAGTAATGAATCTTTTTCACCATTATCGGGTCATCATTATGGAACAGAGTctggtaataataataataataatggtacAAGCAGATCAAGCCAATACTCTAGTCATAAATCTAGGAAGAAATTATTGGATGAAAAAGATGCTGCTTTGATTGCTCGAGATGATTCTGAATTGACTGAAGAGGAATTACAAATGAAACGTAAGGCACAAAATAGAGCTGCTCAACGAGCATTCCGAGAACGTAAAGAatctaaattgaaagaattagaaGCAAAATTATTGGCTAGTGAAGAAGAACGACAAAAATTACTTGATGAATTAGAACAGATCAAAAAGCAAAATATTTCTATTGCCactgaaaatgaaattttgaaacataATGGAATGGGAaacattaataatgatgttCAAATTGGTAATTTGAGTAGTTATGGCCGTTTACAAgttgataaattcaatttcccCAAGACTCAAAAAGATTTTATTGAACATGTATTACAAGGTACAAACcatcaattgaaagatgaaaataaagataaagtATATAATGATAATCAAGGACATAAATTATTAGCCCTTGGTGCCGTTTGGGattatttacaaattaAAGCTGAAGAAGCCGATTTGGATTTTAATTCCATTGATTTCAACGATGTAatggaaaaattaaaaggaaatgaaaaatgtCATGGTTATGGTCCAGCATATCCTCTTGAATTAGTTAATGAGGCAATTGAAAGTAGTTTGAATTGA